DNA sequence from the Lachancea thermotolerans CBS 6340 chromosome H complete sequence genome:
ACCaaaaaagaaagccagTGAAGTCAGAATATCACCATCATTAGGTATTCAGTGAGGTGATTAAGAGCCTCCCAGTAGTGCACACTAGAAATTGATTTGCATCTGTCCGTCTCGTTGACATCACTACATCCTCGAAAGGAATGCGGCCGCTAGCGCAAGGTAGTTTACATTTTGAATGATTTTGggaatttttgaagtagcGCGGATGGCAGGGATATACTAGTAGCTGCGAACCACAAGCCACGACAATCGATAACTGCCTAGCCGTTTTTTCGATGGGATCCAGAAGAGGTCTGATTTTAGCGGTCCGCGGGCCATTAATTTTGTAAAATTCTGATTGTTTTGTATCTTCTATCAAAGTTGAGAACAATAAATCAAAATGCCCCCTGTCATTGGCAAAATCAGGCGCGAGGCTTTGTATCGAACATTTTAAACTTGGCGTTTTTGTCGCTAAGTCAAAGAAACATATGCCTTTCGCTCTATCTAATACGCACAGAATTTCCTCGCTAACAAACGCGCAATCTACCGACCAGGGACCGCTTCCTTCAAATGGCCTCATTAGAAGTTTAAAGTCCCACACGCGTTTTTTTAGGCacctttgaagtttgaacAAAAGAACAGTTGTTCCCAAACATGCAATCGTCTCACCCCTTTGAGTCAGAGCCGCAGAAGCCCCTCTAGTTTTATAGGTACCgctcttgaagagcttgtttctCAAGGCCGACAAGACCAGCAAGCAGTCTGATTCTGGAGAGCAGCCTGCGAACGAGATCAATATTTCTTGAGCGTAGGGTTTCTCTAGCGTAATAACACCTTTAATAACGCCTTGATCGGGCAAGATGTACTCATCGATCGTGTTGAGAGACTCTGTGTCAAAAATGCTAACTTtggatttgaagtttgtAGTTTGACTTGCTAACAAAATATACCGAGGATTTCTTAGCTGAACCATTTTTGTATATACCCAATCTTTCGAAACCAACTCCTCTGTTGTCCATTCTGCAGAAAGAGCGCCGCTGTAAGTTAAAGTCACAAAACTGTCATCCATAGTAAGCACAACATACTTACTGTTGCCTTGGTATTtaatgagcttgatgtCAAATTTTGGAATCCATTTGTAAAAGCATCTGCGAGAtaaattgaaaacaaaaacctTGGATGAACTGTAGACGAAAAACGCCGAGTCCTGATGTTCCGTAGTGCCAGATTCAACCATTTTGATATCACAAAGCCTGAAAGCTCTGTTCTCTCCCAAGCAAACTTGAAGGGAAATGCTCAATGAATGTgtttcgaaagaaaagtTCAGGATTGTGACGCAGCCTGCACGATTTGTCACAATTAAAACAGTTCCCTTAGACGAGGAACAGTCCTTTAAACATATGTCATTGATGTTTGCATCCTCGAAACTATATTCTGCAACGATAACACCATTTTCCAGCATATACACGTCCTTGCCGTCGGATATAGCAATGAATaagcttgaggagcttccACTGCCTTGAAATGCTGACATATAACACACATTCCAAGACGAAAATTTGGCCATTGAAGCTAGCTTGAATGTGGTCTTTCCTTTAACCAGATAAAGATCAAGCTCATTGTCGAGTATAATGTACTCGTCGCCcacatttttcaactgTAGCGCGCATCTTGTAGACGGTCTTGTTAAGGTTTTATTATGAAAGGAAACATGCAATAAGAACTTATCACTACCCCGGATGCTGCTAGCTGAAACTATTCCTTTGGTGGTAAACCAAAAGTCCCTTATTGCTCTAGTAGTACCAAAATGTTTGAATTCAATAACTTTGAATGTGTTTGCAGAGACcgacttttgaaaaaagctaACGAACCCGAGCGTAGAGTTGTATCCACCACATGCCACAACAGTCGTGACCTGAGCAAAGCCAAAGTCCAGTGGTAAAGCATCAAGATACGTTGGCCGCTTGTAGCGTGAAATATAGAGTATTCGCTCTTTTTGGTAGTCTGCAAATACCATCCCTTCTCTCTTAGAAATTAGTAAGATTTGACCGTGACCCAGGCATTTATAGCACAACATGCTGTCAAGTggttttttgaggaaaCTATTCAATGTCACACTATTCCATTGAAGACTTTTAGGTTTACGCAAGTCTATGGTGGTACTGATGGTCTCGCCTTTTGTGCTTAAGATACTCAACCTCAAACCCTCTTCTCCTTGATATAGGCTTGCTCCAGGGATTAAACCATCGAGACATAAGGATTCTCTGGTGTTTTCATCGTATTTGTTCTCGAAAACACATACTTTGTTATTAAAAATTATTACACCACGggagaacaaaaacaccACCGTTTTTGGCACTTCCAAAGTTATCATCTCGACTAATGTACCAAGTTCACCTGAAGAACCACAATCCATCGCGGCAGTGTATTCTTGAAGTAATCTATCATAGCGCGAATGGTTGTTTCTATGTCTAAAAGTGTTTGCATGGATCACCTCAAATGCGAGGACGTTTTGTATTAGGTCTCTCTTTGCCAAACAAAAGAATCCTTTATTTGGGTTTAAACAAAAGGCATTTTCAATTCTATAAGGCGTATCATGGACTGAAATAAATTTAGCAAATGGGCTTTCCGACAGAAGATCAGACTTATTGATGGAAACCAATTGCTTCTCACTTAAGCTGAAGTAAAGTTGCTCACTGTCACTGTCGAGAAATCTGAGAGTCTTCCTTGGATCGACATCCTGTTCGTTGATTTTAAGTCGTTTTTTTGCAACTTTCTTGAACCCTGGGATGTCAAACACTGTAATTGAGAGGTCAAACGCGAGAaccaaaaagaagtccGATTTTGGATTCACCAGCCTAAAAGAGAGGTGGAGTGcagagtttttgagttccGTAACTCTGCTTGTATCAAAGCTTGAATCTTTGGTTCTGTACAGATGGACAATATCACCTTCAACTATCAAAACTTCATTcccatttttcaaatccttCAAGTAGCTGATGGGCGGTGAACCGCTCTCTAATGTTTCATGTTGCATTATCTAGAAGCCCGGACGTCATGGGCTCGACTGCCTCCCTATTTGCATGCATCAAGCGGGTGATGCTTAAGGAGTTTTGTCAATGAAAAATATAAATAAGACAGAAACGAAGAACGCACTTGACTAACAAATGTTCCTATCGCCCCTGAATGAAGACCAGGAAACAACCTGCAAAACCCCTGTTGCGGGTAAAGCATCCTTAAAAATAATACAAACTTAAGACTCCTCTCATGAACAAGAGCGCTCTAAAATCTAGTTTCTTAAACATTGCTTGCAAGTCATCTCCCGGTGTAACGGGCTGACATACTACGACAGACCGGATGAGTAGATACTTAGCTCCTCGTTAGCCGTTTTCAAGCACACGATTAACCTTGGCTAAATAACGCCATTCTTTTGAGGTGTATAGCAAGCCGTATTGtgagaagcttttgccAAAGGATTGCTGGTGAATACTTCAATTGACCTATCATTTGTCAATCAAATACCAAAGGTACCGTTTTTTATCGTATCATGCAGCTTTTTCCGGTCTTCCCTCTTTTTGGCATAAGCTCCATGCAATTTTCCTCCAACAGGCACTCCTGGTATGAAAGGAGCTGACTGCGGACCAGGAGGAGAATGTACCGGTCCATAATATGCTGGATTTGTGCCCGGGCTCGCCACGAAACTAGTTGGTGCGGGGCCTTGGGCAGTTGGAGCGTATGCCATTTGCGGGGAAGCGTATGATCTCATAACCTGTGGTGGTTGAGGTGAAGCACCAGCCTGAGGGATAACACGTGTATGAGGGTGCTGACGAGCATGCTGGGGCGGAAAGCGCGGATGGATGTTGCTTGAAGGTGATTGATGCTGATTATTATAGGCCTTCGAAAAGGTTTGTTGGGCGGGGTGACTTGGGCGTTGTGTTACTAGCCTATGAGGTTGACTACCAGCCACATTTGCAGGGTTATAAGGGTAGTGTGGAGGGTGTGATGATTCCTGTATCTCGTAGCTTGCAGTTGTGCCTGAGTGGTGGGCAACCTGAGGATAACCGTAAGGTGCTTGGTAATAGCTGTAACGATTACCGTTGGAGCTAAGCGGGGGACCACCGTTCAAGGCCTTTGCTTGATTGTTTGAATGTTCCGGGCGGCTGACAGGCAGGTTCGTATAACCTTCAATTGGAACGGCTGATTGGTCAGGATAGTGGGCGAATGGTTGACTGTGATATCCATGTGCGTTATGACCAGAAAATGCGACCTGAGCCCCCTCTGGTGTTTGAACCTGCGTTGGTGCTGGGTATGAAGAAGCTTCGTGGGAAGAATACTTGATGTTGTCTTTATTTTCGATCCTGTTGGCTGCACGATGCGCAAAGTCTCTATTAACTTCTCCTCTACTTTCATTTGTGGGCATGTGCTTTTCGTAATGAATATAGCTCTGTGAGGGAGGTGGTGTTGGTGATCTCGTTTCGGGAATTGGTTTCTCAAATTTCGCGTTGTTCACGCCAAATTCCTGTTGCGGATAGGGTGCTTTTCTCACAGGCGAATTTCCTCGGCTTCGTATGGGGGACACTTCTGCTCTTGCAACTTGACTATAGTCAATAGGGAAGACTATTGGCGATACTTGATGTACTTGGTTCGCTTGGTTTGGCTCATCCGCTTGGGTGACTTGGCTCGCTTGGTTTAATTGGTACGATTTTAATTCCTTGTGCGaatcaaagctttgctggGGACTTCTCCGGATCGGAGATTCGGTAGGGAAGGTTCCAGGAAGTTTTTCGGTTCTAGGTGAGTCAAGTTGTAACGGTGGGACTGTACTAGAATTGGTACTGCCAGCCAAAGTATCTGTTGAATTTTTGGGTAGATCTCTGTATCTTTCGAACATGGTGAGAGTCTCAAATGTTTCTGCATTTGTTGCTAAGCTTTTAGGCGACTGGTTTCCTTTCGTTCTCAGGTTCCTCACTTGTTTGCTGAGCTCATCGACCATTTCATTCAAATCTTCGATACCGTTATTGGTAGAAGGCAAGGAAATATTGTCTTTTTGAATTGGGGCCGTGTGgtgagcttcatcttcaggATCAAGGGCTATggagtcttcttcaatgtctggaatttcaattttgaagtcatcgTGTTCAATCGCAGGTAGCTTGTAGTTTTCAGGATTGAGCATACTGAACTGGCTTAGAACACGAGAGTCATTTCGGGATCCTCTAGTTGAAGCTTGCTCATGGGGAGGGCTTGGCGGAAGCTCCTTATTTTTGTAGCCctttgaagctttgttttgctCCGATGCAGCTTGCGGAAGCGGTGAGTTTGATGAACTGCTACCACTACTTTTCTTTCTAATGGATTTGAGAGGATTCCATTTAGGAACTGAGCGTTGATGACGTCTATCTTGAACATGAGGCGGGCTTATTCCTTCCTCGGCTTTCAATTTGTCACTTTGGAGGAATGGCACCAGCGGATCCTTATTTTGGGGTATGGATTCATTCTCCACATTATGCTGGAACTTTTCGTAAGCGGGAGTGATGGAACGATTTTGGTGTTCGTGAACTTGGTCGCGGTTATCTCTAGGTTTGAGATATTCAAGTGAGTCTActttttcatgttttttcaattcGAGGCTTAGATCACATTCCTCAATAATAACCCACTTCTTGAACCCATCAAACTCAAACTCTAAAATAAGCGACCTTCcgaacagctttttcttgtcagAGGTCTGCTCGTGTGATAGTGTAGAAAGCCATGCCCATATAAAGTAATCATCGATATCAACACGCCCCATTTCGAGATGCGTTTCCAATCTTTTCATTCCGTCGTCTGATGGCACACACTTCTGTGAAGCCCAACCTGCTTGGAATGTTGAGTGCTTGGTTGAAATCTCTTTCATTATGCGGCGCGATTCTTTAGACATTTTATGACTAATGCCATcaatgttcttctttctcttgaacAACGATTTTAACAAAGCGTAGTCTTCGCGAGCCTCAAAAGCATCGTAGTTTGAGAAGTCAAACAACTCGTTGCATCTTTCAATTAACTGCcaaggctttttggaaaattcGGTGGTTTTCAGACTCACTATAGGAACAGTTAAAATGGTTTCTGAGTCGTATGCAGTAGATCCTTTAGGAGGATAAGTACTATTGAATAGTATAGTTTTCAATGACGTAGGGATGTTCGCATCTTTCAGATCATTTGAAATAAAACTGCGGATgaaagcaagaagaagatgaaacaTTGCATCAGAGGCGGGAATCCATTGCTCAATACCTTCGGAAAAggagtttttcttttcaatttcaggTGTTGGCTCTCCAAAATCGTATGGCGAGTTTTCCACCTTACTTCTAAACGCCCAGATACCAAACATCTTCGATATTTTTCTTGCACTCATCTTGTTGTGTTTAGAGTTCGAAGATGCTGTAACAATcagatcaaaaaagtcatACACGATAGATGCATGATCTGGAGATGACAGGCATTTTGGCATTAGCTCTAAAAAAGATCTTGAACGATACCCATCGCTTTGTTCGCGTACTCTAAAGGCTTCATAGGCCTTCCAAGTAATAACTTGCCCCTCCGGCAGTCGGCACCATACATATTTGAGCGCTTGGAACAAGGTCCATGGTTCTGTCTTGCTTATTATGCGTGATTGCTTTGTTTCATTGACAGGTACTCCATTGCCAAGAGGGAATACTTgattcaaaaatctcagaAGTTTTTCATTTGACTGCTCGGGACGAAACGGtaagaacaaaaactcGATGCCTATCGCGTTAGTCTTTAGCTCTTGCGTAATGAGATGGATCAAGCCTTTCACTTTGTCTCGTGAGAATTCGTGGAAGAATTCAaattcttcgtcttcgtccGCAGCGGAGTGGAGTCGCCCTTTTCGGCCTGTAGGCTCGGCAGCTTTGGGGTTGCTTGGCGGGCTGGGAAGGGGCTTTAGAGACTCCATCCTGCGTTTTAGCGCCGAGTATGCGCTATAGGCGAGTTCTCTTACTGGCTACAGACAttgaaaatacaaaaacAGATCAATCTAATCGGCTCTGGCACTAACTCGTATATAATTATTTTATAAGCATGTGATGACATCTCATGAAACTAATAAGCCACCGAAAGACCCCTCTTCCGCCAATAGTCACTAACCGCGTGCCATTCTCCTCTGTGTCTTTTGATTCCATTTACAACACTTTTGGGAGCCTGTTCCAAAAGATTGTGGCCCATACTTTTAAGAGCCTCTAAAGTGTCTTTACCAAGCATCGGAAAGCTTTCAACCTCAAGTACGTCAGGAAGTAGCTGATGATGAACCCTAGGATAGGCGATGGCTTCGAGTAAAGGCATTTCGTACCAGTAGAGTCTTGTGATAACTTGGAAGATGCTTGGAGTTATTCTTGAGCCCCCAGATGCGCCGATTACAAGATCAGGCTTACCTAACTCGTCAAGGATCACGACAGGAGAGGCAGATGACAAAGGCCTTTTCCCCGGCTCGATAAAATTGTAGATAGAGGGAGCAAGCTCGAAAGCATTTGATCTTCCTGGCTGTGAGAAGTCGTCCATTTGATTGTTGAAAATAACACCCGTTTCAATATCATGGACTAAGGATCCACATAATAGATTCACAGTGCTTGTAAAAGAAACAGCGTTGCCAAATTTGTCAACTACCCCAAAATGCGTTGTACCGTGGGGATCTGTGAGAGCGTAAGCAGGATTGTATTCTGTCCAATTTGAAAGTGTCTTGAGGCCGGGCAAGTGATCGTTAATGAGTCGCACAGAGTTTTGAGTCCAGTTGGAGTCAAGAACTTCGAGAATGCGTTGAGGGAGCTCATGTGGATCGGAAAAGCCACCGAGTCGGCTTCTAGCGCTCGACATCCATTTCATGCACTCTACAAGTACATAGACCTGCTCTGGCTGAAAATCCCCGCCTTTCTTGGCCGGAAACTCGTCTAAGATTTTCAAGGCAGAAAGTAGCGCAGCTCCAGAGCTAGAACCACCACTTGTAAATACCTCAAGATCGTTGTTCGGAAAGTACTGCCAGCCCGAGCGGATCTTAGTATAGAGGGGCTTTGATGTATTAACGTAATATGATTTTAAGTCATTGCCTGTAATTATGCCTCCACTTTCTTTAATTTTTCGAAGCATTGAGCGGCCTATCCTGTGGTTTGGATCATAGAAGGGCGCGACAGTGCCATTGCTCGCCAATTCTTTTAACGTATCGGATAAAGCAGGGCGTTTTATACTTTCTCCAGTCTTTAAGACTCGCGACTGTCCTTCATTCAACACAAAAGCCCAATCTTTCTTATGCTGCACAAAGTAGGGTTCGTATATTTTCAAACAAGCGGCCGTAATCTCGTCGACTTCCCAACCATTCGATCCTAGCTCGATTATAGGTTGTAGCAAATCCCTCCACTCAACTTTCCCACTCCCCTTCTTGACAAATAGCTCATAAATTCCCCGCAATTCGCCAGGAACTGCAATTGCTAATCCTCCAATCTGAGAAGCGTTTGGTGATTGCGAAAACATATTTTTGTGGGCTAGCGCGGGCGCTTGCTCGCGAAAGTCGATAAAAAGAGAATCTGTTTCTCCAGACATTTGATCTTTGCCGACAAATACAGCGTATCCACCGCCGCCGATCCCGCTtgagaagaagttcttcatcCCTAAGCACAGGGCCACAGAAACAGCAGCATCGGCCGCGTTAGCACCATCGAACTTCTTTAAAACTTGTTCAACTGCGATCTTGTTGCAGTGCTCAGAATCCGAGCTCGCAGCGCCATACCGTCCTGTTCTAAGAACTTGCGATGAATTTGGACTCAAGGTGGGGTGGCGTGGAAGCGGCTTGATATCAATATTGTGATCCGGGCTCTCCACAAAGAAGTGCTGCATACATACAGCTGTCTCGAGCAGCAGTGTAAGCACAGCAGCCAGCCTCATTTCTAGTACCCTCGGGGTTCTATTTGTGATCTTTGTTTGATCGAAGAAATAGGCAATCTGTGGTGGCAGGCTCTGAGTCTATTTAACTTATCTTTTGGGGCAATAAATCATGAAAATAAGGTATTTTAGATAACAGaaatagtttttgaatgaagacGCATAGATCATTCTAAATACAGGAGGGAATTTAAATAAAGTATATGTATGTACGCTTTCTTGTGCTCTTGTATCCGAGACACGTTTTTATTTACAAGCTTACTCGATAATACGAGTCACCAAACCGGTGCCGACGGTCTTACCACCTTCTCTAATGTTGAAGCGCTGACCAGCTTCCAAAGGAGTAGGATGAACAAGCTCGCACTCCATCTCAACGTTGTCGCCAGGCATGACCTGCATGGAGTGGTCTTCAACA
Encoded proteins:
- a CDS encoding KLTH0H07018p (conserved hypothetical protein): MQHETLESGSPPISYLKDLKNGNEVLIVEGDIVHLYRTKDSSFDTSRVTELKNSALHLSFRLVNPKSDFFLVLAFDLSITVFDIPGFKKVAKKRLKINEQDVDPRKTLRFLDSDSEQLYFSLSEKQLVSINKSDLLSESPFAKFISVHDTPYRIENAFCLNPNKGFFCLAKRDLIQNVLAFEVIHANTFRHRNNHSRYDRLLQEYTAAMDCGSSGELGTLVEMITLEVPKTVVFLFSRGVIIFNNKVCVFENKYDENTRESLCLDGLIPGASLYQGEEGLRLSILSTKGETISTTIDLRKPKSLQWNSVTLNSFLKKPLDSMLCYKCLGHGQILLISKREGMVFADYQKERILYISRYKRPTYLDALPLDFGFAQVTTVVACGGYNSTLGFVSFFQKSVSANTFKVIEFKHFGTTRAIRDFWFTTKGIVSASSIRGSDKFLLHVSFHNKTLTRPSTRCALQLKNVGDEYIILDNELDLYLVKGKTTFKLASMAKFSSWNVCYMSAFQGSGSSSSLFIAISDGKDVYMLENGVIVAEYSFEDANINDICLKDCSSSKGTVLIVTNRAGCVTILNFSFETHSLSISLQVCLGENRAFRLCDIKMVESGTTEHQDSAFFVYSSSKVFVFNLSRRCFYKWIPKFDIKLIKYQGNSKYVVLTMDDSFVTLTYSGALSAEWTTEELVSKDWVYTKMVQLRNPRYILLASQTTNFKSKVSIFDTESLNTIDEYILPDQGVIKGVITLEKPYAQEILISFAGCSPESDCLLVLSALRNKLFKSGTYKTRGASAALTQRGETIACLGTTVLLFKLQRCLKKRVWDFKLLMRPFEGSGPWSVDCAFVSEEILCVLDRAKGICFFDLATKTPSLKCSIQSLAPDFANDRGHFDLLFSTLIEDTKQSEFYKINGPRTAKIRPLLDPIEKTARQLSIVVACGSQLLVYPCHPRYFKNSQNHSKCKLPCASGRIPFEDVVMSTRRTDANQFLVCTTGRLLITSLNT
- the ECM38 gene encoding gamma-glutamyltransferase (similar to uniprot|Q05902 Saccharomyces cerevisiae YLR299W ECM38 Gamma-glutamyltranspeptidase major glutathione-degrading enzyme expression induced mainly by nitrogen starvation); translation: MRLAAVLTLLLETAVCMQHFFVESPDHNIDIKPLPRHPTLSPNSSQVLRTGRYGAASSDSEHCNKIAVEQVLKKFDGANAADAAVSVALCLGMKNFFSSGIGGGGYAVFVGKDQMSGETDSLFIDFREQAPALAHKNMFSQSPNASQIGGLAIAVPGELRGIYELFVKKGSGKVEWRDLLQPIIELGSNGWEVDEITAACLKIYEPYFVQHKKDWAFVLNEGQSRVLKTGESIKRPALSDTLKELASNGTVAPFYDPNHRIGRSMLRKIKESGGIITGNDLKSYYVNTSKPLYTKIRSGWQYFPNNDLEVFTSGGSSSGAALLSALKILDEFPAKKGGDFQPEQVYVLVECMKWMSSARSRLGGFSDPHELPQRILEVLDSNWTQNSVRLINDHLPGLKTLSNWTEYNPAYALTDPHGTTHFGVVDKFGNAVSFTSTVNLLCGSLVHDIETGVIFNNQMDDFSQPGRSNAFELAPSIYNFIEPGKRPLSSASPVVILDELGKPDLVIGASGGSRITPSIFQVITRLYWYEMPLLEAIAYPRVHHQLLPDVLEVESFPMLGKDTLEALKSMGHNLLEQAPKSVVNGIKRHRGEWHAVSDYWRKRGLSVAY
- the MSB1 gene encoding Msb1p (similar to uniprot|P21339 Saccharomyces cerevisiae YOR188W MSB1 Protein involved in positive regulation of both 1 3-beta-glucan synthesis and the Pkc1p- MAPK pathway potential Cdc28p substrate multicopy suppressor of temperature-sensitive mutations in CDC24 and CDC42 and of mutations in BEM4); this encodes MESLKPLPSPPSNPKAAEPTGRKGRLHSAADEDEEFEFFHEFSRDKVKGLIHLITQELKTNAIGIEFLFLPFRPEQSNEKLLRFLNQVFPLGNGVPVNETKQSRIISKTEPWTLFQALKYVWCRLPEGQVITWKAYEAFRVREQSDGYRSRSFLELMPKCLSSPDHASIVYDFFDLIVTASSNSKHNKMSARKISKMFGIWAFRSKVENSPYDFGEPTPEIEKKNSFSEGIEQWIPASDAMFHLLLAFIRSFISNDLKDANIPTSLKTILFNSTYPPKGSTAYDSETILTVPIVSLKTTEFSKKPWQLIERCNELFDFSNYDAFEAREDYALLKSLFKRKKNIDGISHKMSKESRRIMKEISTKHSTFQAGWASQKCVPSDDGMKRLETHLEMGRVDIDDYFIWAWLSTLSHEQTSDKKKLFGRSLILEFEFDGFKKWVIIEECDLSLELKKHEKVDSLEYLKPRDNRDQVHEHQNRSITPAYEKFQHNVENESIPQNKDPLVPFLQSDKLKAEEGISPPHVQDRRHQRSVPKWNPLKSIRKKSSGSSSSNSPLPQAASEQNKASKGYKNKELPPSPPHEQASTRGSRNDSRVLSQFSMLNPENYKLPAIEHDDFKIEIPDIEEDSIALDPEDEAHHTAPIQKDNISLPSTNNGIEDLNEMVDELSKQVRNLRTKGNQSPKSLATNAETFETLTMFERYRDLPKNSTDTLAGSTNSSTVPPLQLDSPRTEKLPGTFPTESPIRRSPQQSFDSHKELKSYQLNQASQVTQADEPNQANQVHQVSPIVFPIDYSQVARAEVSPIRSRGNSPVRKAPYPQQEFGVNNAKFEKPIPETRSPTPPPSQSYIHYEKHMPTNESRGEVNRDFAHRAANRIENKDNIKYSSHEASSYPAPTQVQTPEGAQVAFSGHNAHGYHSQPFAHYPDQSAVPIEGYTNLPVSRPEHSNNQAKALNGGPPLSSNGNRYSYYQAPYGYPQVAHHSGTTASYEIQESSHPPHYPYNPANVAGSQPHRLVTQRPSHPAQQTFSKAYNNQHQSPSSNIHPRFPPQHARQHPHTRVIPQAGASPQPPQVMRSYASPQMAYAPTAQGPAPTSFVASPGTNPAYYGPVHSPPGPQSAPFIPGVPVGGKLHGAYAKKREDRKKLHDTIKNGTFGI